One genomic window of Bacillus mycoides includes the following:
- a CDS encoding IS6 family transposase translates to MEKKNLFKWKHYQPDIILLTVRWYLRYNLSFRDLVEMMEERGLSLAHTTIMRWVHQYGPELDKRVRRHLKSTNDSWRVDETYVKVKGQWMYLYRAVDSKGNTIDFHLSKTRDHRAAKRFFKKALQSFHVSKPRVITVDKNPAYPIAIEELKTEKKMPVGIQIRQVKYLNNIVEQDHRFIKKRVRSMLGLKSFRTAKSILSGIEAMHIIKKGQLILRDKSVQNEVKFIHQLFGMAA, encoded by the coding sequence ATGGAAAAGAAAAATCTATTCAAGTGGAAACATTATCAACCGGATATTATTTTATTAACCGTGAGATGGTACCTACGGTATAACCTCAGTTTTCGTGATTTAGTCGAAATGATGGAAGAACGCGGGCTATCCCTTGCTCATACAACTATCATGCGATGGGTTCATCAATATGGTCCCGAATTAGATAAGCGAGTACGACGTCATCTTAAGTCAACCAATGATTCTTGGCGAGTCGATGAGACGTATGTGAAAGTCAAAGGTCAATGGATGTACCTATATCGTGCTGTTGATTCGAAAGGAAATACAATTGATTTTCATTTAAGCAAAACAAGAGATCATAGGGCTGCAAAGCGTTTTTTCAAGAAAGCTTTGCAGTCTTTTCATGTTTCAAAGCCCCGTGTGATTACAGTGGACAAAAATCCGGCCTATCCTATAGCGATTGAAGAGTTGAAGACAGAGAAAAAGATGCCTGTAGGCATCCAAATAAGGCAGGTAAAATACCTTAATAACATTGTAGAGCAAGATCATCGTTTTATTAAAAAAAGAGTTCGTTCAATGCTAGGATTGAAATCTTTTCGTACAGCTAAATCTATTCTTTCAGGAATAGAAGCGATGCATATCATTAAAAAAGGCCAACTTATTTTACGGGACAAGTCTGTCCAAAATGAAGTGAAGTTTATTCATCAACTATTCGGAATGGCTGCATAA
- a CDS encoding immune inhibitor A domain-containing protein, translating into MKKNKKLKPLSVLATAAVLSSSFAFGSHAAYAETPPSLPIDEHLIPDERLAEALKQRGVIDQSASQAETSKAVEKYVENKKGENPGKEIIKEDSLTQEASDFMKKVKDAKMKENEQAQQPTVGPAAGQGAGLNSSKLNGKVPTAPAKQEEYNGAVRKDKVLVLLVEFSDFKHNNIDQEPGYMYSKDFNREHYQKMLFGNEPFTLFDGSKINTFKQYYEEQSGGSYTVDGTVTEWLTVPGKASDYGADAGTGHDNKGPLGPRDLVKEALKAAVAKGINLADYDQFDQYDQNGDGNKNEPDGIIDHLMVVHAGVGQEAGGGKLKDDAIWSHRSKLGSKPYAIDGTKSSVSNWGGKMAAYDYTIEPEDGAVGVFAHEYGHDLGLPDEYDTKYSGQGEPVESWSIMSGGSWAGKIAGTEPTSFSPQNKEFFQKNMKGNWANIVEVDYDKLRTGVGVATYLDQSVTKSKRPGIVRVNLPDKDIKNIESAFGKKFYYSTKGNDIHTTLETPVFDLTNATNAKFDYKAFYELEAKYDFLDVYAIAEDGTKTRIDRMGEKDVKGGADTTDGKWVDKTYDLSQFKGKKVKLQFEYLTDIAVAYKGFALDNAALTVDGKVVFSDDAEGQPAMTLKGFTVSNGLEQKKNNYYVEWRNYAGSDTALQHARGPVFNTGMVVWYADQSFTDNWVGVHPGEGFLGVVDSHPEAIVGTLNGQPTVKSSTRYQIADAAFSFDQAPAWKVNSPTRGIFDYKGLPGVAKFDDSKQYINSAIPDAGRKLPKLGLKFEVVGQAEDKSAGAVWIHR; encoded by the coding sequence TTGAAAAAGAATAAGAAGTTAAAACCTTTATCAGTTTTAGCAACAGCGGCAGTACTAAGTAGTAGTTTTGCTTTTGGAAGTCATGCAGCTTATGCTGAGACACCACCATCTCTACCAATAGATGAGCATTTAATACCGGATGAGCGTTTGGCAGAAGCGCTAAAACAAAGGGGAGTAATTGATCAATCTGCATCACAAGCTGAGACGTCAAAGGCTGTTGAGAAATATGTTGAGAACAAGAAAGGGGAAAACCCTGGGAAAGAAATTATTAAAGAAGATAGTCTTACGCAAGAGGCTTCTGATTTTATGAAAAAAGTAAAAGATGCAAAAATGAAGGAAAATGAACAGGCTCAGCAGCCTACAGTAGGGCCAGCAGCTGGACAAGGTGCTGGATTGAATTCTAGTAAATTAAATGGAAAAGTACCTACTGCACCAGCGAAGCAAGAAGAGTACAACGGTGCTGTTCGAAAAGATAAAGTACTTGTTTTACTTGTAGAATTTAGCGATTTTAAGCATAACAATATTGATCAAGAGCCAGGATACATGTATTCTAAGGACTTTAATCGTGAACATTATCAAAAAATGTTATTTGGTAATGAACCATTTACGTTATTTGATGGATCGAAGATTAACACATTTAAACAATATTATGAAGAACAATCTGGCGGGAGTTACACAGTTGATGGAACTGTAACGGAATGGCTTACTGTTCCAGGAAAAGCTTCAGATTATGGTGCGGATGCGGGCACTGGACATGATAACAAAGGTCCTTTAGGGCCACGTGATCTTGTGAAAGAAGCATTAAAAGCAGCGGTAGCAAAAGGAATTAACTTAGCTGATTATGACCAATTTGATCAATACGATCAAAATGGTGATGGAAATAAAAACGAGCCAGATGGCATTATTGATCATTTAATGGTTGTACATGCGGGCGTGGGTCAAGAAGCTGGCGGCGGTAAATTGAAAGATGATGCAATTTGGTCTCATCGTTCAAAACTTGGATCAAAACCATATGCGATTGATGGCACAAAATCTTCTGTTTCAAATTGGGGCGGAAAGATGGCTGCATACGATTATACAATCGAGCCTGAGGACGGAGCAGTTGGTGTGTTTGCGCATGAGTATGGTCATGATTTAGGATTACCAGATGAGTACGATACGAAGTACTCAGGACAAGGTGAACCTGTTGAGTCATGGTCTATTATGAGCGGCGGCAGCTGGGCTGGAAAAATTGCAGGAACAGAGCCAACAAGTTTTTCACCACAAAATAAAGAGTTTTTCCAAAAGAATATGAAGGGCAACTGGGCGAATATCGTTGAGGTAGATTATGATAAACTTCGCACAGGAGTCGGTGTTGCAACATATTTAGATCAAAGTGTTACAAAATCAAAACGACCAGGAATCGTTCGTGTTAACTTGCCAGACAAAGATATCAAAAATATCGAATCGGCATTTGGTAAGAAGTTTTATTACAGTACAAAAGGAAATGACATTCATACAACACTTGAGACACCAGTATTTGATTTAACAAATGCAACGAATGCTAAGTTCGATTATAAGGCATTCTATGAACTTGAAGCGAAGTATGATTTCCTTGATGTATATGCGATTGCAGAAGATGGAACGAAGACACGTATTGATAGAATGGGCGAAAAAGATGTAAAAGGCGGCGCGGATACAACTGATGGTAAGTGGGTTGATAAAACTTACGATTTAAGCCAATTCAAAGGGAAAAAAGTAAAACTGCAATTTGAGTATTTAACAGATATTGCAGTAGCTTATAAAGGATTTGCGTTAGATAATGCAGCATTAACTGTAGATGGCAAAGTTGTTTTCTCTGATGATGCAGAAGGCCAGCCAGCAATGACGTTAAAAGGATTTACTGTATCTAACGGATTGGAACAGAAAAAAAATAACTACTATGTAGAGTGGAGAAATTACGCTGGTTCTGACACGGCGTTACAACATGCGCGTGGCCCGGTGTTTAATACAGGAATGGTTGTATGGTATGCGGATCAAAGCTTTACAGATAACTGGGTAGGCGTTCATCCAGGTGAAGGATTCTTAGGAGTAGTAGATTCTCATCCAGAGGCAATTGTAGGGACATTAAACGGACAACCGACTGTGAAGAGCAGTACGCGTTATCAAATTGCCGATGCGGCATTCTCATTTGATCAAGCGCCAGCATGGAAAGTGAATTCGCCGACTCGCGGTATCTTTGACTATAAAGGATTACCAGGAGTTGCAAAATTTGATGATTCTAAGCAGTACATCAACAGCGCTATTCCAGATGCAGGACGTAAGTTACCGAAACTAGGATTGAAGTTTGAAGTAGTAGGTCAAGCTGAAGACAAGTCTGCAGGTGCAGTTTGGATTCATCGATAG
- a CDS encoding cysteine hydrolase family protein has protein sequence MMKSCTAFLIIDVQVGSFEERKVLYNRTELLRVIQLLISKARSASAPIFYMKFNGKSGSSLRQGTPGWEIHKSIAPATGDVVLEKNHPDSFHKTSLQQELEMRNINRVVIAGIQSEICIDATCRRAYSLGYDVTLVKNGHSTYNSTVLSASQIIKHHNEIIGQWFACVKNSESIEF, from the coding sequence ATGATGAAAAGCTGTACAGCATTCCTTATTATTGATGTACAGGTAGGTTCATTTGAGGAGAGAAAAGTCCTATATAATAGAACGGAATTATTAAGAGTTATTCAATTATTGATTTCTAAAGCACGTTCTGCTTCAGCCCCTATTTTTTATATGAAGTTTAACGGGAAGTCTGGTTCCTCGCTTAGACAAGGGACACCTGGATGGGAAATTCATAAATCAATTGCTCCAGCAACAGGAGATGTCGTTCTTGAAAAGAATCATCCGGATTCTTTTCATAAAACGAGTCTTCAACAAGAGCTGGAAATGAGAAATATAAACCGAGTTGTTATAGCAGGAATTCAATCTGAAATTTGCATAGATGCAACATGCCGGCGTGCATACAGCTTAGGATATGACGTTACTCTTGTAAAAAATGGACATAGTACATATAATTCTACAGTATTATCGGCGTCTCAAATTATTAAGCATCATAACGAGATAATAGGTCAATGGTTTGCTTGTGTGAAAAATTCCGAAAGTATAGAGTTTTAA